The following proteins are co-located in the Pedobacter sp. FW305-3-2-15-E-R2A2 genome:
- a CDS encoding rhodanese-like domain-containing protein, giving the protein MKIEQIYTGCLAEAAYYIESNGEAAIIDPLREVAPYLKRAQKDNATIKYIFETHFHADFVSGHVDLAEKSGAEIVYGPTAQTTFRSLIAKDGEQFKIGVLIITTLHTPGHTPESTTYLLTDENGKAYCIFTGDTLFIGDVGRPDLAQKGELTMEDMAATLYDSLQNKILTLPDDILVYPAHGAGSACGKNMSKETFDTLGHQKEVNYALKAATKEQFIKEVTEGILPPPQYFAKNAAMNRHGYESFDEVYEKGLTPLSPDEFEAMANLTGAVILDTRDPQVFAKGFIPSSVNIGLNGQFAPWVGALITDLKQPLLLVCETGKEEEAITRLARVGYDNTIGFLSDGIVLWQSAGKDLDTITSISASEFEQVLSNNENIHALDVRKPGEYEAEHLEQTLTRPLDYINDWTNEIDHKETYYIHCAGGYRSMIAASILKARGVENVIDIAGGYGAIKSTGLKRTDFACPSKAMKS; this is encoded by the coding sequence ATGAAGATAGAGCAGATATATACAGGTTGTTTAGCAGAAGCGGCTTATTACATAGAGAGTAACGGCGAAGCAGCAATCATTGATCCTTTGCGTGAGGTTGCACCTTACCTGAAACGTGCGCAAAAAGACAATGCAACAATAAAGTATATTTTTGAAACTCATTTCCATGCTGATTTCGTGTCCGGACATGTGGACCTTGCCGAAAAATCAGGAGCTGAGATTGTCTACGGACCGACTGCTCAGACCACTTTCAGGTCGCTGATTGCGAAAGACGGAGAACAATTTAAGATCGGCGTGCTGATTATTACCACTTTACATACACCAGGCCATACGCCGGAATCTACGACCTATCTGTTAACGGACGAGAATGGTAAAGCATATTGTATTTTTACAGGGGATACCTTGTTTATCGGGGATGTTGGCCGTCCCGATCTGGCCCAAAAAGGAGAGCTGACGATGGAAGACATGGCGGCTACTTTATATGATTCCTTACAAAATAAGATTTTGACCCTTCCGGATGATATCCTGGTTTATCCTGCTCATGGAGCGGGCTCTGCCTGTGGTAAAAATATGAGTAAAGAGACGTTTGATACGCTGGGACATCAAAAAGAGGTGAATTATGCGTTGAAAGCGGCGACAAAGGAGCAGTTTATAAAAGAAGTAACGGAAGGCATTTTACCTCCACCACAATATTTTGCCAAGAATGCGGCGATGAATAGACATGGCTATGAAAGTTTTGACGAAGTCTATGAGAAAGGCCTGACTCCTTTATCACCTGATGAGTTTGAAGCCATGGCCAACCTTACCGGAGCGGTAATCCTCGATACCAGAGATCCACAGGTTTTCGCTAAAGGCTTTATTCCTTCCTCGGTAAATATTGGTCTTAACGGACAGTTTGCCCCTTGGGTAGGTGCGTTGATCACCGATTTAAAACAACCTCTATTATTGGTTTGTGAAACAGGAAAAGAAGAAGAGGCCATTACTCGTCTGGCAAGGGTAGGGTACGACAATACCATAGGCTTCTTATCTGATGGAATTGTCCTGTGGCAATCTGCAGGCAAAGACTTGGATACCATTACGTCTATTTCTGCATCGGAATTTGAACAGGTATTGAGTAATAATGAAAATATTCATGCACTGGATGTTCGTAAACCTGGCGAATATGAAGCTGAACACCTGGAACAAACGTTGACACGTCCATTGGATTATATCAACGACTGGACCAATGAAATTGACCATAAGGAGACTTACTATATCCATTGCGCAGGGGGCTACCGATCTATGATTGCGGCTTCGATTCTAAAAGCACGTGGCGTAGAAAATGTAATTGATATTGCGGGTGGTTATGGAGCGATTAAATCTACGGGTTTGAAACGCACAGACTTTGCCTGTCCTTCAAAAGCAATGAAGTCTTAA
- a CDS encoding DUF721 domain-containing protein: MRKPNDITLKEGIGKMLNVYKLKGKFDETTIIALWPELMGVAIGNRTTQIYISQKKLFVRIESSVIKNELMMVRTGIIEKLNERAGSEVIIEIVFL, translated from the coding sequence ATGCGTAAACCTAATGACATCACCTTAAAAGAAGGTATTGGAAAAATGCTCAATGTATATAAGCTCAAAGGCAAGTTCGATGAGACCACCATCATTGCGCTGTGGCCGGAACTGATGGGCGTGGCTATCGGGAACCGTACGACACAAATTTACATCAGCCAAAAGAAATTATTTGTGAGGATAGAATCTTCGGTGATCAAGAATGAGTTGATGATGGTCAGAACCGGGATCATTGAAAAATTAAATGAACGCGCCGGTTCTGAAGTAATCATAGAAATCGTCTTTCTGTAG
- a CDS encoding polyprenyl synthetase family protein encodes MPGINQIKLPIAADIAAFEEKFKASMHSDAPLLDRITHYIVKRKGKQIRPMFVFFAAKLCGGIIESTHRGAALVELLHTATLVHDDVVDNAYERRGFFSINALWKNKIAVLVGDYLLAKGLLLSVNNGEFRLLQIVSEAVKQMSEGELLQIEKVRKMDISEELYFDVIRQKTASLIASCCACGAASAGADEETIEKMRLFGEKVGIAFQIKDDTFDFGTDDVGKPLGIDIKEKKVTLPLIYALNRSEKAEKKRIINLVKNHQDEPAKIQEIIDFVNAKEGVRYANEKMVQYQQEAFEILHSFEPGEARTGLEQLVRYTTERKK; translated from the coding sequence ATGCCAGGAATAAATCAGATAAAACTCCCCATAGCCGCCGACATAGCTGCCTTCGAAGAAAAATTCAAGGCCTCGATGCATAGTGATGCACCATTGCTGGATAGGATTACCCATTATATTGTTAAAAGAAAGGGTAAACAGATTCGTCCGATGTTCGTCTTCTTTGCTGCAAAACTTTGTGGCGGAATCATTGAGTCTACACATAGAGGTGCTGCATTAGTAGAGCTTTTACATACCGCAACGCTGGTTCATGATGATGTGGTAGACAATGCTTATGAAAGAAGAGGCTTCTTTTCCATCAATGCTTTATGGAAAAATAAGATCGCTGTTTTGGTGGGCGATTATTTATTGGCGAAGGGCTTATTGCTTTCTGTGAATAATGGCGAATTCCGTTTACTGCAAATCGTTTCTGAAGCGGTAAAGCAGATGAGCGAAGGAGAATTATTGCAAATAGAGAAAGTAAGGAAAATGGACATCAGCGAAGAACTTTATTTCGATGTGATCCGTCAGAAGACCGCTTCCTTAATTGCCTCCTGCTGTGCCTGTGGTGCTGCATCAGCCGGTGCAGATGAAGAAACCATAGAAAAAATGAGGTTGTTCGGTGAAAAGGTTGGTATTGCCTTCCAAATCAAAGACGACACTTTCGATTTCGGTACTGACGATGTCGGAAAACCTTTAGGGATCGATATTAAAGAAAAGAAAGTGACCCTTCCTTTGATTTATGCTTTAAACCGATCAGAAAAAGCAGAGAAAAAGAGAATTATCAATCTGGTGAAAAACCATCAGGATGAGCCTGCAAAAATACAGGAGATCATTGATTTTGTGAATGCCAAAGAAGGGGTTCGCTATGCGAATGAGAAAATGGTGCAATATCAGCAGGAAGCTTTCGAGATCCTTCACAGCTTTGAACCTGGAGAAGCGAGAACAGGTCTGGAGCAATTGGTGCGCTATACGACAGAACGCAAGAAATAG
- a CDS encoding TatD family hydrolase → MLFTDTHTHLYYETDPEKLELLMQRCFDNKVERLFLPNVDIASIAKIDDLVKRYPGHCFAMAGLHPCDVKEDYELVLDEICESIVDREIYAIGEIGIDLHWDKTTLEIQQIAFSEQIKWAKDLNLPIVIHCREAFDEIFEILEKEKDDKLRGILHCFTGNLEQARKAIDLGFYLGIGGVVTYKKAGLDEVLKDIPLANLVLETDSPYLAPVPFRGKPNESSYLVHIAGKLADIYQTNIEEIAEVTTANSRSIFNI, encoded by the coding sequence ATGCTTTTTACGGATACCCATACCCACCTTTATTACGAGACAGACCCTGAAAAACTGGAGCTATTGATGCAACGTTGCTTTGATAACAAAGTAGAACGTTTGTTCTTACCCAACGTTGATATTGCTTCGATCGCAAAAATTGATGACCTGGTTAAAAGATACCCTGGTCATTGTTTTGCTATGGCGGGTTTACATCCATGCGATGTAAAAGAAGATTATGAATTGGTGCTGGACGAGATTTGTGAAAGCATTGTAGACCGGGAGATCTATGCCATTGGTGAAATCGGCATTGACCTTCATTGGGATAAAACCACTTTAGAGATTCAGCAAATTGCCTTTTCTGAGCAAATTAAATGGGCAAAGGATCTTAATCTACCCATCGTTATCCATTGTCGTGAGGCTTTTGACGAGATCTTTGAGATCCTGGAAAAAGAGAAAGACGATAAGTTAAGAGGAATTCTGCACTGCTTTACGGGTAATCTGGAACAAGCCAGAAAAGCCATTGACCTTGGGTTTTATCTAGGAATTGGTGGCGTGGTTACCTATAAAAAAGCAGGCCTTGATGAAGTGTTGAAAGATATTCCATTGGCAAACCTGGTTTTAGAGACGGATTCTCCTTACCTCGCTCCAGTTCCCTTCCGCGGGAAACCAAATGAAAGCAGTTATCTTGTTCATATTGCCGGGAAATTAGCAGATATTTACCAGACCAATATAGAGGAAATTGCTGAAGTAACCACAGCAAATTCCAGGAGCATCTTTAATATTTAA
- a CDS encoding YpdA family putative bacillithiol disulfide reductase codes for MKDYDVLIIGAGPIGMACAIEAKKAGLSYVIVEKGALVNSLYNYPVFMTFFSTSQRLEIGDVPFVSINPKPNRNEAVEYYRRVAEKFSLNIHLFERVEKVRKEADGLFDVGTSKTTYKAKQVIIATGFYDIPLLMDIPGETLPKVTHYYKDPHLYAFQNVVVIGANNSAIDAALETYRKGAKVTLVIRRGEIGSYVKYWVRPDIENRIKEGEITAYFNSEVLSITPDQVRIKTPEGEQVIENDFVIAMTGYQPDFGMLKKLGVEMGDGSQPFYDPETMESNLPGLYLAGVVCGGMDTHKWFIENSRVHAEQIFAHIAAQS; via the coding sequence ATGAAAGACTATGATGTACTGATTATCGGTGCCGGCCCTATAGGTATGGCTTGTGCTATTGAAGCGAAAAAGGCCGGGCTGAGTTATGTCATCGTGGAAAAAGGAGCCTTAGTCAACAGCCTGTACAACTATCCGGTTTTTATGACCTTCTTCTCGACTTCCCAGCGTTTGGAAATTGGGGATGTTCCTTTTGTGAGCATCAATCCGAAACCAAACCGCAATGAAGCCGTAGAGTATTACAGGAGAGTAGCTGAAAAATTTTCTTTAAATATTCATTTGTTTGAAAGGGTAGAGAAAGTAAGGAAAGAGGCAGATGGGCTGTTTGATGTAGGGACTTCCAAAACAACTTATAAAGCAAAGCAGGTCATCATTGCTACAGGATTCTATGATATCCCTTTGTTGATGGATATCCCCGGAGAAACGCTGCCTAAGGTCACACACTATTATAAAGACCCGCATTTGTATGCTTTTCAGAATGTGGTAGTGATCGGTGCAAATAATTCTGCCATAGATGCCGCACTGGAAACTTACCGGAAGGGGGCAAAGGTAACTCTGGTCATTCGTCGCGGAGAGATCGGTTCTTATGTGAAGTATTGGGTAAGGCCTGACATCGAAAACAGGATTAAAGAAGGAGAGATCACCGCTTATTTTAATTCAGAAGTGCTGTCTATTACGCCAGATCAGGTAAGAATTAAAACTCCGGAAGGGGAACAGGTCATTGAAAATGATTTTGTCATCGCCATGACTGGCTATCAGCCTGATTTTGGCATGCTGAAAAAATTGGGTGTGGAGATGGGTGATGGCAGTCAGCCTTTCTATGATCCGGAAACGATGGAAAGCAATCTGCCAGGCTTATACCTGGCAGGGGTAGTTTGTGGTGGAATGGATACCCATAAATGGTTTATAGAAAACAGTAGGGTGCATGCGGAGCAAATCTTTGCCCATATCGCAGCTCAGTCCTAA
- a CDS encoding alpha/beta hydrolase produces MKITFKVLIAVILVATVVYFMGPKPKHPEYNTEIPPVPDLNQLEDYVKKIESQHKVKPGNEAEIIWADSALKSQSEYAVVYLHGYSASKEEGNPVHLHLAKEIKANLYLARLADHGVDTTAAMEYFTADRLWESAKQAMEIGKKLGKKIILVGTSTGGTLALKLAATYPDQINSLILISPNIEINDKMAFMLNAPWGLQIARLALGGKERVIEGESATYEKYWYTRYRLESTVQLQELVETSMNKQTFGKVKQPVLLLYYYKNEQEQDQTVKVSAELSMFDELGTPKDLKVKTAIPNGASHVLGSHITSKDIPAVEKAIDSFTHTVLKIN; encoded by the coding sequence GTGAAAATAACATTTAAAGTACTTATCGCCGTTATTTTGGTGGCTACCGTAGTATATTTCATGGGTCCGAAGCCTAAGCATCCCGAATATAACACTGAGATTCCCCCTGTTCCTGACCTCAATCAACTGGAAGATTATGTAAAAAAGATCGAATCCCAGCATAAAGTAAAACCGGGTAACGAGGCCGAAATTATCTGGGCGGACTCCGCTTTAAAAAGCCAATCGGAATATGCTGTAGTCTATTTACACGGTTATTCAGCATCTAAGGAAGAAGGAAATCCTGTACACCTTCATTTAGCGAAAGAAATCAAAGCCAACTTATACCTCGCCCGTCTTGCAGACCATGGTGTGGATACGACCGCTGCAATGGAATATTTCACCGCCGACCGTCTCTGGGAAAGCGCCAAACAAGCTATGGAAATTGGAAAGAAACTGGGAAAGAAAATTATTCTTGTCGGCACTTCTACCGGAGGAACCCTGGCTTTAAAACTGGCTGCAACCTATCCGGATCAGATCAACAGCCTGATACTTATTTCTCCAAATATTGAGATCAATGATAAAATGGCTTTCATGCTCAATGCACCATGGGGATTACAGATCGCACGCTTAGCGCTTGGGGGCAAAGAAAGGGTGATCGAAGGAGAGTCTGCCACCTATGAAAAATATTGGTACACCCGTTACCGTCTGGAATCTACGGTGCAACTTCAGGAACTGGTAGAAACCAGCATGAATAAACAAACTTTTGGAAAGGTAAAACAACCCGTTCTCCTGCTTTATTATTATAAAAACGAACAGGAACAGGACCAGACTGTAAAAGTATCTGCAGAACTAAGCATGTTTGATGAGCTCGGTACGCCAAAAGATTTAAAAGTTAAAACGGCGATCCCTAACGGCGCAAGCCATGTATTGGGTTCTCACATTACTTCCAAAGATATTCCGGCAGTAGAGAAGGCTATAGATAGCTTCACACACACCGTATTAAAGATCAATTAG
- a CDS encoding DHH family phosphoesterase: MLSVSEIKSLLATPQKIVITTHHKPDGDAMGSSLGLYAYLIQKGHHVTVITPTDYPYFLHWLPNNSDVIIYTEQQELSAKLVEEASLIFCLDFNSLSRINELGELVRASDAYKIMIDHHLDPEDFDDYRHWSISACAAAQLVYDFIVNELKEGEFMNKDIATCLYTGIMTDSGSFRFPSADSTVYRIAADLIDCGAEHWRIHQLVYDNATENRLRFLGHCLSNKLEILRDLRTAIITVTKEELKAFNIQTGDTEGIVNYALSVNGIKLAAFIIERTDKVKLSLRSTGDFPANEICKKYFNGGGHRNAAGGYSDQNLEDTVLEFKALLSDYKTQLLQ, translated from the coding sequence ATGCTATCTGTTTCTGAAATAAAATCATTGCTGGCTACGCCGCAGAAAATTGTAATTACCACCCATCATAAACCTGATGGTGATGCGATGGGCTCATCTCTGGGCTTATATGCTTATCTGATCCAAAAGGGGCACCATGTAACGGTGATTACGCCTACGGACTATCCCTACTTTTTACATTGGCTTCCCAATAACTCAGATGTAATTATTTACACAGAGCAACAGGAACTATCTGCTAAATTAGTGGAAGAAGCCTCTTTGATCTTTTGCCTGGATTTCAACAGCCTGAGCAGGATTAATGAGCTTGGGGAATTGGTAAGGGCATCCGATGCTTATAAGATTATGATCGATCATCACCTGGATCCTGAAGATTTTGATGACTATCGTCATTGGAGTATCAGTGCCTGTGCGGCAGCTCAGCTGGTGTATGATTTTATCGTAAATGAACTGAAAGAAGGGGAATTCATGAATAAGGATATTGCGACCTGTTTATATACAGGAATCATGACCGATTCCGGATCTTTCCGTTTTCCTTCTGCTGATTCTACCGTTTACCGGATTGCAGCAGACCTGATCGACTGTGGCGCTGAACATTGGAGGATTCATCAGCTGGTGTACGACAATGCTACTGAAAACCGACTGCGTTTTCTTGGGCACTGTCTGAGCAATAAACTGGAAATTCTTCGGGATCTCCGGACTGCGATCATTACCGTGACGAAAGAAGAGCTAAAAGCATTCAATATTCAAACGGGTGATACGGAAGGAATTGTAAATTATGCCCTGTCTGTAAATGGGATAAAACTAGCTGCATTTATTATTGAAAGAACTGATAAAGTTAAATTATCTTTGCGCTCCACCGGGGATTTTCCTGCCAATGAAATTTGCAAGAAATATTTTAATGGAGGAGGCCACAGGAACGCTGCAGGTGGATATTCTGACCAAAATCTGGAAGATACTGTGTTAGAATTTAAGGCGTTATTAAGTGATTATAAAACGCAGTTATTACAGTAA
- a CDS encoding type I asparaginase, producing the protein MTKILIIYTGGTIGMVNDPKTGVLIPFNFEQIQQNVPELARLNYDLSVYSFDPILDSSNMDPLIWEQLAKLIQDKYEEFDGFVVLHGSDTMSFTASALSFMLENLSKPVILTGSQLPIGEIRTDAKENLITALEIAAMKKQGKAMVPEVCIYFDYQLFRGNRSIKYNSEKFEAFRSPNYPILAEAGVHLSFFKNYIAKQPTEALKVHTSFNSNIGVLKLYPGISSQAVHAITKSGVDAIVLETFGSGNTTTAEWFISSLQDAVNSGKLIIDITQCKRGSVELGKYETSKKLQQMGVISGYDTTFEATITKLMYLMGQGLPNEEVAILMEQSLRGELTAS; encoded by the coding sequence ATGACCAAAATACTGATCATCTACACCGGTGGAACCATAGGGATGGTAAACGACCCTAAAACCGGTGTCCTTATTCCTTTTAACTTCGAACAAATTCAACAAAATGTACCCGAACTGGCCAGGTTAAATTATGACCTTTCGGTGTATTCTTTTGATCCCATTCTTGATTCTTCTAATATGGATCCTCTGATTTGGGAGCAATTGGCGAAGCTAATTCAGGATAAATATGAAGAGTTTGATGGATTTGTAGTGCTACATGGTTCAGACACCATGTCCTTTACCGCATCTGCATTGAGCTTTATGTTGGAAAATCTCTCTAAACCAGTCATCCTTACCGGATCCCAATTGCCAATAGGGGAAATCAGAACAGATGCAAAAGAAAACCTGATTACGGCGCTGGAAATAGCAGCCATGAAAAAACAGGGAAAGGCAATGGTTCCGGAAGTATGTATTTATTTCGATTATCAATTGTTTCGCGGCAACAGGTCCATTAAATACAATTCTGAGAAATTTGAAGCCTTCCGTTCCCCCAATTATCCGATTCTGGCAGAAGCAGGGGTACACCTGTCTTTCTTTAAAAATTACATTGCAAAACAACCTACTGAAGCGCTTAAGGTACATACCAGCTTCAATTCAAATATCGGCGTGTTAAAGCTTTATCCTGGAATTTCATCTCAGGCGGTTCATGCGATTACCAAATCAGGTGTAGATGCCATCGTGCTCGAAACGTTTGGTTCCGGAAATACAACAACTGCCGAATGGTTCATTTCCAGTTTACAGGATGCCGTTAATAGCGGTAAGCTGATCATCGACATTACCCAATGCAAAAGAGGTTCTGTGGAGTTAGGTAAATATGAAACGAGTAAGAAACTTCAGCAAATGGGAGTCATTAGTGGCTATGATACTACGTTTGAAGCCACTATTACTAAATTGATGTACCTGATGGGACAGGGCTTGCCAAATGAAGAAGTTGCCATTTTAATGGAACAATCTTTAAGAGGAGAGCTGACGGCCAGTTAG
- a CDS encoding FKBP-type peptidyl-prolyl cis-trans isomerase — MKKGIVILFAATLGLAACNQYKKGPGGLMYTIHKDGGKDKIKEGDIVKLNFIQKTEKDSVTVNTWDMDAPQVFPVQKKVYAGDMNDVLTLFGEGDSATFKLDLDTVAKYSGQPKPANTKDKYLVFTIKVEKVLQKGKGEADSTFQKKARDFFEKDYKANIERLKGAEAGKIKKYIADNNLKTVTTASGLQYVISKPGNAEKPVLGDTMMVNYTGKLTTKKSNGKDNVFDTSDEKIAKESGKHNPMATYGPRPITLGRAIPGFDEGLKLIGKGGKMTLIIPSNLAYGEGGMQQGGISPFSPLVFEVELSDIKKPKAAPAGVAGATIAPVTTAPATAPAAGHEGHKH, encoded by the coding sequence ATGAAGAAAGGTATAGTAATTCTTTTCGCAGCCACACTTGGATTAGCTGCTTGTAACCAATACAAAAAAGGCCCGGGAGGTTTGATGTACACCATCCACAAAGATGGCGGTAAAGATAAAATCAAAGAAGGCGATATCGTTAAATTGAACTTTATCCAGAAAACGGAAAAAGATTCGGTAACTGTTAATACTTGGGATATGGATGCACCTCAGGTGTTCCCTGTTCAGAAAAAAGTATATGCTGGTGATATGAATGATGTGTTGACTCTATTTGGAGAAGGCGATAGTGCAACATTCAAATTAGATTTAGATACTGTTGCTAAATATTCAGGACAACCAAAACCAGCAAATACAAAAGATAAATACCTTGTATTTACAATTAAAGTAGAAAAAGTACTGCAAAAAGGTAAAGGTGAAGCTGACTCTACTTTCCAGAAAAAAGCAAGAGATTTCTTTGAAAAAGACTACAAAGCAAACATCGAAAGATTGAAAGGTGCTGAAGCAGGAAAAATCAAAAAATACATCGCTGATAACAACCTTAAAACAGTAACTACTGCATCAGGTTTACAATATGTGATCAGCAAACCAGGTAATGCAGAAAAACCTGTTTTAGGTGATACCATGATGGTAAACTATACTGGTAAATTAACGACTAAAAAATCTAACGGTAAAGACAACGTGTTTGATACCAGTGATGAGAAAATTGCTAAAGAATCAGGTAAACACAATCCGATGGCTACTTACGGTCCTCGTCCGATCACTTTAGGTCGTGCAATCCCAGGATTTGATGAAGGCTTAAAATTAATTGGTAAAGGTGGAAAAATGACGTTGATCATTCCTTCAAACCTTGCTTATGGTGAAGGTGGTATGCAACAAGGCGGTATCAGTCCTTTCTCTCCATTGGTATTTGAAGTTGAATTATCTGACATCAAAAAACCTAAAGCTGCTCCGGCAGGTGTAGCAGGTGCTACCATTGCTCCGGTAACCACAGCTCCGGCAACTGCACCAGCAGCAGGACATGAAGGTCACAAACACTAA
- a CDS encoding FKBP-type peptidyl-prolyl cis-trans isomerase has translation MKRIFITLLLPFCTLITLAQTKGKKATATKKASTQKATTKVIFNSSLDSASYAFGANMASSMKNDGLGALNYDLLVKGLKDAFEGKTLLISKEQSQLPISNLFNGLSKKKFAVNITEGKNFLENNKKQPGVQVTPSGLQYIVIKAGEGIKPKATDTVLAHYKGTLLNGKQFDSSYDRNEPLSLPLNRVIPGWTEGIQLMPAGSKYKFFIPYQLAYGERGAGQDIPPYSTLIFEVELLKVNGK, from the coding sequence ATGAAAAGAATTTTTATCACCTTATTACTTCCTTTTTGTACGCTCATCACACTGGCGCAAACAAAAGGAAAAAAGGCAACTGCTACTAAAAAAGCAAGTACACAAAAAGCAACAACGAAAGTTATCTTTAACAGCAGCCTTGATTCTGCCAGTTATGCATTCGGAGCAAACATGGCCAGCAGCATGAAAAATGATGGCTTGGGTGCTTTAAACTACGATCTTCTGGTTAAAGGGCTGAAAGATGCTTTTGAAGGAAAGACCTTGCTCATCAGTAAAGAGCAATCACAATTGCCAATCAGCAATCTCTTTAACGGACTGAGTAAAAAGAAATTTGCAGTCAATATTACCGAAGGAAAAAACTTTCTGGAAAACAATAAGAAACAACCGGGTGTGCAGGTAACTCCAAGCGGACTGCAATACATCGTTATTAAAGCCGGAGAGGGAATCAAACCTAAAGCTACCGATACTGTTTTGGCACATTACAAAGGCACCTTGTTAAACGGCAAACAGTTTGACAGCTCTTACGATAGGAATGAGCCACTTTCTCTTCCTTTAAACAGGGTAATTCCTGGATGGACAGAAGGAATTCAACTGATGCCTGCTGGTTCAAAATATAAATTCTTTATCCCTTACCAACTGGCTTATGGCGAGCGTGGAGCCGGGCAGGATATTCCACCTTACAGCACCTTGATTTTCGAGGTAGAACTCTTAAAGGTTAACGGTAAATAA
- a CDS encoding nucleoside-diphosphate kinase, protein MSTNRTFTMIKPDAVANGHIGAIINDITAAGFKIIALKYTKLTDETAGQFYAVHKERPFYADLVSFMSSGPIVAAILEKDNAIEDFRKLIGATNPADAAEGTIRAKYAKSIDANAVHGSDSDENAQIEGDFFFTAAERF, encoded by the coding sequence ATGAGTACAAACAGAACATTTACCATGATTAAGCCGGATGCTGTTGCAAACGGACACATCGGTGCAATAATCAATGACATTACTGCAGCAGGTTTTAAAATCATTGCATTAAAATATACTAAACTAACTGACGAAACTGCTGGTCAGTTCTATGCAGTTCATAAAGAACGTCCTTTCTACGCTGATTTAGTAAGCTTTATGTCTTCAGGACCTATCGTTGCTGCAATCTTAGAAAAAGACAATGCAATCGAAGACTTCAGAAAACTAATCGGTGCGACTAACCCTGCAGATGCTGCAGAAGGTACTATCCGTGCTAAATATGCAAAATCTATTGATGCAAATGCAGTTCACGGTTCTGATTCTGACGAAAATGCACAGATTGAAGGAGATTTCTTCTTTACTGCTGCTGAGCGTTTCTAG
- a CDS encoding formylglycine-generating enzyme family protein translates to MEIDKDLLVAISAGEIVLRDDRIKREWTVKIDPFLIGRYPVTQDLYFSITKESPSFFEGDKNPVEQVTWKDAITFCNLLSRKSGLNECYLIDDDIRFDLKANGYRLPLEAEWEYACKAGASEVRYGDLDEIAWYKGNSQNSTHEVGTKIPNAWGLYDMLGNVWEWCSDIYDEEVYGSYRIFRGGGWCDEARGCLATNRRRSHPTSFKIDDLGFRLARSL, encoded by the coding sequence ATGGAAATCGATAAGGATTTACTGGTTGCAATTTCCGCCGGGGAAATTGTATTGCGGGACGATAGGATCAAAAGGGAATGGACAGTGAAAATTGATCCTTTCCTGATTGGCAGATATCCGGTAACTCAAGACCTGTATTTCTCCATTACAAAAGAATCTCCGTCTTTCTTTGAGGGGGATAAAAATCCTGTGGAACAAGTAACCTGGAAAGATGCGATTACTTTCTGCAACCTGCTTTCCCGAAAATCCGGACTCAACGAATGTTACCTCATCGATGATGATATTCGTTTTGATTTGAAGGCCAATGGCTATCGGCTTCCGTTAGAGGCTGAATGGGAGTATGCCTGTAAGGCTGGAGCATCGGAAGTAAGGTATGGTGACCTTGACGAAATTGCCTGGTATAAGGGGAATTCCCAAAATAGCACTCATGAGGTTGGTACAAAAATTCCAAATGCCTGGGGCTTATATGACATGTTGGGGAATGTGTGGGAATGGTGCTCGGATATCTATGATGAAGAGGTTTACGGTTCCTACCGTATTTTTCGCGGAGGTGGTTGGTGTGATGAGGCAAGGGGGTGTCTGGCCACAAACCGAAGACGTAGTCACCCGACTTCATTCAAAATTGATGACCTTGGTTTCCGGCTTGCCAGATCTTTATGA